A window from Micromonospora profundi encodes these proteins:
- a CDS encoding glycosyltransferase family 4 protein codes for MTAGRPPRVLIDATSVPADRGGVGRYVDGLLGALGKVCGSGVELAVVSLRTDLERYTRMLPGAEIIPAPAAVAHRPARLAWEQTGLPLLAQQVGAHVLHSPFYTCPLRAGCPVTVTVHDATFFTEPEHYDKSRRTFFRSAIKTSLRRADRVIVPSKATRDELIRLLDADPTRIDVAYHGVDHSAFHAPSEEEKARVRARLGLGNSSYVAFLGAKEPRKNVPNLIRGWARAVADREDPPALVIAGGQGHDDDIDRAVAEVPSHLRLLRPGYLRYADLPGFLGGALIAAYPSYGEGFGLPILEAMACAAPVLTTPRLSLPEVGGDAVAYTSEDPEQIGTDLAALLDDEQRRLSLAKAGFDRAKEFTWESSAEVHIAAWSRARS; via the coding sequence GTGACCGCCGGTCGCCCGCCCCGCGTGCTCATCGACGCCACGAGTGTCCCCGCCGACCGTGGTGGTGTCGGTCGATACGTCGACGGTCTGCTCGGTGCCCTCGGAAAGGTGTGCGGGTCGGGGGTGGAACTGGCCGTCGTGAGTCTCCGCACCGACTTGGAGCGTTACACCCGGATGCTGCCCGGCGCGGAGATCATTCCCGCTCCGGCTGCCGTGGCGCACCGCCCGGCGCGGCTCGCCTGGGAGCAGACCGGCCTGCCGCTGCTCGCCCAGCAGGTTGGCGCGCACGTGCTGCACTCGCCGTTTTACACCTGCCCGTTGCGGGCGGGGTGCCCGGTCACGGTCACCGTGCACGATGCGACGTTCTTCACCGAGCCGGAGCATTACGACAAGTCCCGCCGGACGTTCTTCCGCAGCGCCATCAAGACCTCCCTGCGCCGCGCCGACCGGGTGATCGTGCCCAGCAAGGCCACCCGGGACGAGCTGATCCGGCTGCTCGACGCCGACCCGACCCGCATCGACGTGGCCTATCACGGGGTCGACCACTCCGCCTTCCACGCGCCGAGCGAGGAGGAGAAGGCCCGTGTGCGTGCCCGGCTGGGTTTGGGCAACAGCAGCTACGTCGCCTTCCTCGGCGCCAAGGAGCCGCGCAAGAACGTACCCAATCTGATCCGTGGTTGGGCCCGGGCGGTGGCCGACCGGGAGGACCCGCCGGCCCTGGTGATCGCCGGCGGGCAGGGACACGACGACGACATCGACCGGGCGGTGGCCGAGGTCCCGTCGCACCTGCGGCTGCTGCGTCCCGGCTACCTGCGGTACGCCGACCTGCCCGGCTTCCTCGGTGGCGCGCTGATCGCCGCCTACCCGTCGTACGGTGAGGGTTTCGGGTTGCCGATCCTGGAGGCGATGGCGTGCGCCGCCCCGGTGCTGACCACGCCCCGCCTCTCGTTGCCCGAGGTGGGTGGCGACGCGGTCGCGTACACCTCTGAGGATCCGGAGCAGATCGGCACGGACCTGGCCGCGCTGCTGGACGACGAGCAGCGGCGGCTGTCGCTGGCAAAGGCCGGGTTCGACAGGGCCAAGGAGTTCACCTGGGAGTCCAGCGCCGAGGTGCACATCGCCGCCTGGAGTCGCGCCCGTTCGTGA
- a CDS encoding mannose-1-phosphate guanylyltransferase encodes MLYAVIPAGGSGTRLWPLSRAGHPKFLHPLTGTSASLLQATVERLAPLTTPDRTLVVTGAAHVAAVARQLTGLPEENILVEPSPRDSCAAIALAAAVIAHRDPAAVMGSFAADHLIADPESWVRTVQEAVRGAEQGLLMTVGITPTRPETGYGYLETGDATEGVPWRTVAEFKEKPAAEVAEAYVRSGRHLWNASMFVWRVDVFLAELARQQPALHAGVTAIAASWGTPEQDDVLGTVWPTLPKISVDYAVMEGAATAGRVATVPGDFGWNDVGDFHTLGEVLPADDAGNVVLGSDAKPGVLLRDSSNLVVVPQSGRLVAVLGLHDLIVVDTPDAVLVCPRDRAQGVKALVDELKERGEEGYV; translated from the coding sequence ATGCTTTATGCGGTCATTCCGGCAGGTGGCAGCGGCACGAGGTTGTGGCCGTTGTCCCGCGCTGGCCACCCCAAGTTCCTCCATCCGCTGACCGGCACCAGCGCGTCGCTGCTCCAGGCCACCGTGGAGCGGCTCGCGCCGTTGACCACACCGGACCGGACCCTCGTGGTCACCGGTGCCGCGCACGTCGCGGCGGTGGCCCGACAGCTGACCGGGCTGCCCGAGGAGAACATCCTGGTCGAGCCGTCACCTCGGGACTCCTGCGCCGCGATCGCGCTGGCCGCGGCGGTGATCGCACATCGGGACCCGGCCGCGGTGATGGGCAGCTTCGCCGCCGACCACCTGATCGCCGACCCGGAGAGCTGGGTGCGGACGGTCCAGGAGGCGGTCCGCGGTGCCGAGCAGGGCCTGCTGATGACGGTCGGGATCACCCCGACGCGGCCGGAGACCGGCTACGGCTACCTGGAGACCGGCGACGCGACCGAGGGCGTGCCGTGGCGGACGGTGGCGGAGTTCAAGGAGAAGCCGGCCGCCGAGGTCGCCGAGGCGTACGTCCGTTCGGGCCGGCACCTGTGGAACGCGAGCATGTTCGTCTGGCGGGTGGACGTGTTCCTCGCCGAACTGGCCCGCCAGCAGCCCGCCCTGCACGCCGGCGTCACAGCGATCGCGGCCTCCTGGGGCACCCCCGAGCAGGACGACGTCCTCGGCACTGTGTGGCCGACGCTGCCGAAGATCTCCGTCGACTACGCGGTGATGGAGGGCGCGGCCACGGCGGGCCGGGTGGCCACCGTGCCTGGTGACTTCGGCTGGAACGACGTCGGCGACTTCCACACCCTGGGCGAGGTACTGCCGGCCGATGACGCGGGCAACGTGGTGCTCGGCAGCGACGCCAAGCCGGGTGTGCTGCTGCGGGACAGCAGCAACCTTGTGGTCGTGCCGCAGTCCGGGCGGCTGGTGGCCGTCCTCGGGCTACATGACCTGATCGTTGTCGACACCCCCGACGCCGTGCTGGTCTGCCCGCGCGACCGGGCCCAGGGCGTCAAGGCCCTGGTGGACGAGCTCAAGGAGCGGGGCGAAGAGGGCTACGTCTGA
- a CDS encoding NUDIX hydrolase: MPDTTTAGPLAQPVDPDAYAALHADATALLEGWQPTRPDAAGARDRTLALLAGGPAAMSRQHLPGHVTASALVLDATGSRVLLCLHTKLGWWVQLGGHCEPTDRTLAGAALREATEESGIAGLRIDPVPIDVDIHPVRCQGGSLHHDVRFAVLAPPGAVEQVSDEAEELGWFAPDRLPEPLAGGTVQMVAPALAALRRSPLRPAP; the protein is encoded by the coding sequence GTGCCCGACACCACCACCGCCGGACCCCTTGCCCAACCGGTCGACCCCGATGCGTACGCGGCGCTGCACGCCGACGCCACAGCGCTGCTCGAAGGCTGGCAGCCGACCCGCCCGGACGCGGCCGGCGCCCGGGACCGGACGCTCGCGCTGCTCGCCGGCGGACCGGCCGCGATGAGCCGCCAGCACCTGCCCGGCCACGTCACCGCGAGCGCACTGGTGCTGGACGCCACCGGGTCGCGGGTGCTGCTGTGCCTGCACACCAAACTCGGGTGGTGGGTGCAGCTCGGCGGGCACTGCGAGCCCACCGACCGGACCCTGGCCGGCGCCGCGCTCCGCGAGGCCACCGAGGAATCCGGGATCGCCGGGCTACGCATCGACCCCGTCCCGATCGACGTGGACATCCACCCGGTGCGCTGCCAGGGCGGCTCCCTGCATCACGACGTACGGTTCGCGGTGCTCGCCCCGCCCGGGGCGGTCGAGCAGGTGAGCGACGAAGCCGAGGAACTCGGCTGGTTCGCGCCGGACCGGCTGCCCGAGCCGCTGGCCGGCGGGACCGTGCAAATGGTCGCGCCGGCCCTTGCCGCCCTCAGACGTAGCCCTCTTCGCCCCGCTCCTTGA
- the cofD gene encoding 2-phospho-L-lactate transferase, with the protein MRIVVLAGGIGGARFLLGVRAYAREVGADVTAVVNVGDDLWLHGLKVCPDLDSVMYTLGGGADPERGWGRVGESWTVKEELAAYGAEPTWFGLGDKDIATHLVRTTMLNGGYPLSAVTEALATRWQPGVRLLPATDDRLETHAVVGDGDGQRAIHFQEWWVRYRADILTHRFVFVGAETAKPAPGVLEAIGSADLVLIAPSNPVVSVAPVLAVPGMREALVDGPAPVVGVSPIIGGAPVRGMADRCLEVLGVECSAAGVGRLYGGRPAGGLLDGWLVAEEDAGALVPEATVRALPLLMTDEAATAAMVRAAVELT; encoded by the coding sequence ATGCGCATCGTGGTTCTGGCCGGCGGCATCGGCGGCGCTCGGTTCCTGCTCGGCGTCCGGGCGTACGCCCGCGAGGTCGGCGCCGACGTGACCGCCGTGGTGAACGTCGGCGACGATCTGTGGCTGCACGGGTTGAAGGTCTGTCCCGACCTGGACAGCGTCATGTACACCCTCGGCGGCGGGGCGGACCCCGAGCGGGGCTGGGGCCGGGTCGGCGAGAGCTGGACGGTCAAGGAGGAGTTGGCGGCGTACGGGGCGGAACCGACCTGGTTCGGCCTCGGCGACAAGGACATCGCCACCCACCTGGTCCGCACCACAATGCTCAACGGCGGCTACCCGCTGAGCGCGGTCACCGAAGCGCTGGCGACCCGCTGGCAGCCGGGCGTACGCCTGCTGCCGGCCACCGACGACCGGCTGGAGACCCACGCCGTCGTCGGTGACGGCGACGGCCAACGGGCGATCCACTTCCAGGAGTGGTGGGTGCGGTACCGGGCCGACATCCTCACCCACCGCTTCGTCTTCGTCGGCGCGGAGACGGCGAAGCCGGCGCCCGGTGTGCTGGAGGCGATCGGGTCGGCCGACCTGGTGCTGATCGCGCCGAGCAACCCGGTGGTGAGCGTCGCGCCCGTGCTGGCCGTACCGGGGATGCGTGAGGCGCTGGTCGACGGCCCGGCGCCGGTGGTGGGTGTTTCGCCGATCATCGGTGGGGCTCCGGTGCGCGGCATGGCCGATCGTTGTCTCGAGGTTCTTGGCGTCGAGTGCAGTGCGGCCGGGGTGGGCCGGCTCTACGGGGGCCGGCCGGCCGGCGGGCTGCTGGACGGCTGGCTGGTGGCCGAGGAGGACGCTGGCGCGCTGGTGCCGGAGGCGACCGTCCGCGCCCTGCCGCTGCTGATGACCGACGAGGCGGCGACGGCGGCGATGGTCCGCGCCGCGGTGGAGTTGACATGA
- a CDS encoding bifunctional FO biosynthesis protein CofGH — translation MVDRTHSGPSEASVRRALGRAATGRSLDVDEATALLSARGDALDELLRTAGGIRDAGLREAGRPGVVTYSKKVFIPLTRLCRDRCHYCTFATVPHRLPAPFLDRDEVLAIAREGAALGCKEALFTLGDRPEERWPAARSWLDERGYDSTLDYLRACAVAVLEETGLLPHLNPGVLSWSELQRLKPVAPSMGMMLETTATRLWSEPGGPHYGSPDKEPAVRLRVLDDAGRVGVPFTTGILIGIGETAAERVDALFAIRRAHREYGHLQEVIVQNFRAKPDTAMRGMPDAELHDLAATVAVARLLLGPKARIQAPPNLIAGEYALLLRAGIDDWGGVSPLTPDHVNPERPWPQIEELARHTELAGFTLRERLTIYPEYVRAGDPWLDPRLLPHVGALADPTSGLAVESAIPQGRAWQEPEEVFGGRTDLHTTIDTTGRTEDRRGDFDSVYGDWAEVAGKVTPEATARRVGVPTALPGGGVDRDLAAGLRLAADDPAALLDPRHTDAALALFGADGSALDEVCRLADDVRRDVVGDDVTYVVNRNINFSNVCYVGCRFCAFAQRERDADAYRLSVEQVADRAEEAWAAGASEVCLQGGIDPKMPVTGYADIVRAVKARVPGMHVHAFSPMEIVTAAAKAGVPVREWLTQLREAGLDTIPGTAAEILDDDVRWVLTKGKLPAAAWVDVVSTAHELGIRSSSTMMYGHVDHPGQWLAHFRVLAGVQDRTGGFTEFVALPFVHTNAPIYLAGIARPGPTWRENRVVHAMSRLLLHGRIDNIQCSWVKLGDEGTVAMLQGGCNDLGGTLMEETISRMAGSDNGSARTEEQLRAIATAAGRPARKRTTAYGHLRP, via the coding sequence ATGGTTGATCGCACCCACTCCGGTCCGAGCGAGGCGAGCGTCCGGCGGGCCCTGGGCCGGGCCGCGACCGGGCGGTCGCTTGACGTCGATGAGGCGACAGCGCTGCTGTCGGCCCGTGGTGACGCGCTTGACGAGCTGCTTCGCACCGCCGGCGGGATCCGCGATGCCGGGCTGCGCGAGGCCGGCCGGCCGGGTGTGGTCACGTACTCGAAGAAGGTCTTCATCCCGCTGACCCGGCTCTGCCGGGACCGTTGTCACTACTGCACGTTCGCCACCGTGCCGCACCGCCTGCCGGCGCCGTTCCTGGACCGCGACGAGGTGCTGGCCATCGCCCGGGAGGGCGCGGCACTGGGCTGCAAGGAGGCCCTGTTCACCCTCGGCGACCGGCCGGAGGAGCGTTGGCCGGCGGCGCGGAGCTGGCTGGACGAGCGCGGCTACGACTCCACCCTCGACTACCTGCGCGCGTGCGCGGTGGCGGTGCTTGAGGAGACCGGCCTGCTGCCGCACCTCAACCCGGGGGTGCTGTCCTGGTCGGAGCTGCAACGGCTCAAGCCGGTCGCGCCCAGCATGGGCATGATGTTGGAGACCACGGCGACCCGGCTCTGGTCCGAGCCGGGTGGCCCGCACTACGGCTCGCCGGACAAGGAGCCGGCGGTCCGGCTGCGGGTGCTCGACGACGCGGGTCGTGTCGGTGTGCCGTTCACCACCGGCATCCTCATCGGCATCGGCGAGACAGCGGCCGAGCGGGTGGACGCGCTGTTCGCGATCCGCCGCGCGCACCGGGAGTACGGCCACCTCCAGGAGGTGATCGTGCAGAACTTCCGCGCCAAGCCGGACACGGCGATGCGGGGCATGCCCGACGCGGAGCTGCACGACCTGGCCGCAACGGTGGCGGTGGCCCGGCTTCTGCTCGGTCCGAAGGCCCGGATCCAGGCACCGCCGAACCTGATCGCGGGGGAGTACGCCCTGCTGCTGCGGGCCGGCATCGACGACTGGGGTGGTGTGTCTCCGCTCACCCCGGACCACGTCAACCCGGAGCGTCCCTGGCCGCAGATCGAGGAGTTGGCCCGGCACACCGAGCTGGCCGGGTTCACGCTGCGGGAGCGGCTGACCATCTATCCGGAGTACGTCCGCGCCGGCGATCCGTGGCTGGACCCACGGCTGCTGCCGCACGTCGGCGCCCTGGCCGACCCGACGTCGGGTCTGGCGGTCGAGTCGGCCATCCCGCAGGGCCGCGCCTGGCAGGAGCCGGAGGAGGTGTTCGGCGGGCGTACCGACCTGCACACCACAATCGACACCACCGGCCGGACCGAGGACCGTCGGGGCGACTTCGACAGCGTCTACGGCGACTGGGCCGAGGTGGCCGGCAAGGTCACCCCGGAGGCGACGGCGAGGCGTGTGGGCGTACCCACGGCTCTGCCCGGTGGCGGTGTGGACCGGGACCTGGCGGCCGGGCTGCGGCTGGCGGCGGACGACCCGGCGGCGCTTCTCGATCCCCGGCACACCGACGCGGCGCTCGCGTTGTTCGGCGCGGACGGGTCGGCGCTGGACGAGGTGTGCCGGCTCGCCGACGACGTGCGCCGTGACGTGGTCGGCGACGACGTCACCTACGTGGTCAACCGCAACATCAACTTCAGCAACGTCTGCTACGTCGGCTGCCGGTTCTGCGCCTTCGCTCAGCGGGAGCGTGACGCCGACGCCTACCGGCTCTCCGTCGAGCAGGTCGCCGACCGGGCAGAGGAGGCGTGGGCGGCCGGCGCCAGCGAGGTCTGCCTCCAGGGCGGCATCGACCCGAAGATGCCGGTCACGGGTTACGCCGACATCGTGCGGGCGGTGAAGGCGCGGGTGCCGGGCATGCACGTGCACGCGTTCTCGCCCATGGAGATCGTCACGGCCGCTGCCAAGGCCGGAGTGCCGGTCCGCGAGTGGCTGACCCAACTACGCGAGGCGGGCCTGGACACCATTCCGGGCACCGCGGCGGAGATCCTCGACGACGACGTGCGCTGGGTGTTGACAAAGGGCAAACTCCCGGCCGCCGCCTGGGTCGACGTGGTGAGCACCGCACACGAGCTGGGCATCCGGTCCAGCTCCACGATGATGTACGGCCACGTCGACCATCCCGGGCAGTGGCTGGCGCACTTCCGGGTGCTGGCCGGGGTGCAGGACCGCACCGGCGGGTTCACCGAGTTCGTGGCGCTGCCGTTCGTGCACACGAACGCCCCGATCTACCTGGCCGGCATCGCCCGTCCCGGGCCGACGTGGCGGGAGAACCGGGTCGTGCACGCGATGTCCCGGCTCCTGCTGCACGGTCGGATCGACAACATCCAGTGCTCCTGGGTGAAGCTCGGCGACGAGGGCACCGTGGCAATGCTCCAGGGCGGCTGCAACGACCTGGGCGGCACGTTGATGGAGGAGACCATCTCCCGGATGGCCGGCTCCGACAACGGCTCGGCGCGTACCGAGGAGCAGTTGCGGGCCATCGCCACGGCGGCCGGGCGACCGGCGCGCAAGCGTACGACAGCGTACGGTCACCTTCGCCCCTGA
- a CDS encoding ArsR/SmtB family transcription factor: protein MLKIHFSGEDILRTRVAPTADPVWELVLSLHVLRGRNRDPLTSTWRRAVARDLRQDSASDQLRLLFALNPPRGYFPDFLTPYASRDGFEAGLDAVRSTPAQLLQRDLNLLAAETPLPSSAAALARGDAGALRHLADSMEQYRSLAISPYWGRIQAAVTADRTRRTRALLDGGVEGLLSSLRPAMRWEDGVLEVRDYPHSRELHLGGRGLLLVPSFFCASTPVALLDPELPPVLVYPVDRLGALTSINGTAPGVASESLAALLGRTRAAVLQASGDGCTTGEVARRLDISAAAASQHATVLRNAGLLVSHRDRNTVLHTLTPLGRAVLDA from the coding sequence ATGCTGAAGATCCACTTCTCTGGCGAGGACATCCTCCGGACCCGGGTGGCGCCGACAGCGGACCCGGTCTGGGAGTTGGTTCTCAGCCTGCACGTGTTGCGGGGCCGCAACCGTGATCCGCTGACCTCGACCTGGCGGCGTGCCGTCGCCCGCGACCTGCGCCAGGATTCCGCATCAGATCAACTACGGCTGCTGTTCGCGCTGAACCCGCCGCGCGGTTACTTCCCGGACTTCCTCACCCCGTACGCCAGCCGCGACGGCTTCGAGGCCGGGCTGGACGCCGTCCGCAGCACCCCGGCGCAGCTGTTGCAGCGGGACCTGAACCTGCTGGCCGCCGAGACTCCGCTGCCCTCCTCGGCCGCCGCCCTGGCCCGGGGCGACGCCGGGGCGCTGCGGCACCTGGCCGATTCGATGGAGCAGTACCGGTCGCTGGCCATCAGCCCGTACTGGGGCCGGATCCAGGCCGCGGTGACGGCGGACCGCACCCGTCGGACACGAGCCCTGCTCGACGGCGGCGTGGAAGGGCTGCTGAGCAGCCTTCGACCGGCCATGCGCTGGGAGGACGGGGTGCTGGAGGTGCGCGACTACCCGCACAGCCGGGAGCTGCACCTCGGCGGCCGGGGCCTGCTGCTGGTGCCGTCGTTCTTCTGCGCGAGCACGCCTGTCGCACTGCTCGATCCGGAGCTGCCGCCGGTCCTTGTCTATCCGGTGGACCGGCTGGGCGCGCTGACCTCGATCAACGGCACCGCGCCAGGGGTCGCCAGCGAGTCGCTTGCGGCGCTGCTCGGCCGGACCAGAGCCGCTGTGTTGCAGGCCAGCGGAGACGGCTGCACCACCGGCGAGGTGGCCCGCCGGCTCGACATCTCAGCGGCGGCTGCCAGCCAGCACGCCACTGTGCTGCGCAACGCCGGCCTGCTTGTCAGTCACCGCGACCGCAACACAGTGCTGCACACGCTGACCCCACTCGGCCGCGCCGTCCTCGACGCCTGA
- a CDS encoding TIGR03089 family protein encodes MADNIARVFADAIATDPTRPLLTWYDDSSGDRTELSGATLANWVAKTANLLVDEVGLAPGTPVGVLLPPHWQTAAVLLGCWSAKLTVADTPGAVDVLFAAADRIDEAQSWPADERYALGLSPLAAPLRQLPPGFADYVVEVRAHGDHFGPQPGPGPGDAHLLSRAEARATELGIEPGARVLIDADRYTDPVDWLLAPLTRAATVVLCANLDETRLSARQSTEKVTQTLP; translated from the coding sequence ATGGCCGACAATATTGCCCGGGTTTTCGCCGACGCGATCGCGACCGACCCGACCCGACCGCTGCTGACCTGGTACGACGATTCCAGCGGCGACCGCACCGAACTTTCCGGCGCCACCCTGGCGAACTGGGTGGCCAAGACCGCCAACCTTCTCGTCGACGAGGTCGGCCTCGCGCCGGGCACTCCGGTCGGCGTACTGCTGCCGCCGCACTGGCAGACCGCCGCAGTGCTGCTGGGCTGCTGGTCGGCCAAGCTGACCGTCGCCGACACGCCGGGAGCGGTGGACGTCCTGTTCGCCGCCGCCGACCGGATCGACGAGGCGCAGTCCTGGCCGGCCGACGAGCGGTACGCCCTCGGGCTGTCCCCGCTCGCCGCGCCACTGCGACAACTGCCGCCCGGGTTCGCCGACTACGTCGTCGAGGTACGCGCGCACGGCGACCACTTCGGCCCACAGCCCGGCCCCGGTCCCGGCGACGCGCACCTGCTGAGCCGCGCGGAGGCCCGCGCCACTGAACTGGGCATCGAGCCCGGCGCGCGGGTCCTGATCGACGCCGACCGTTACACCGACCCGGTCGACTGGCTGCTGGCCCCGCTCACCCGGGCGGCGACGGTGGTCCTGTGCGCCAACCTGGACGAGACGCGCCTTTCGGCCCGCCAGTCCACCGAAAAGGTCACCCAAACCCTCCCGTAA
- a CDS encoding coenzyme F420-0:L-glutamate ligase yields the protein MRLEILPVLGIGHVTEGDDLAALIATAAPWLRDGDVLVVTSKIVSKAEGRLVDVPADGPERLAARDDVLAGETARVVASRGPTRIVQTHHGFVMASAGIDASNVDKTQLVLLPVDPDGSARELRAALQQRYDLDVAVIISDTMGRPWRNGLTDVALGVAGMPAIRDHRGEIDPYGNELQLTQMAVVDELAGAGELIKGKCDQVPVAVVRGYLSAADDADSGGATALVRDAAQDLFSLGTAEARAAGLADAAALVDSLSPTPPEPAAVRRAIEAVAGVIAPGTAFTLVDETESRAGLIATVPDWPDDATALVLGTAPTPLEPVDLVRFGADLHRLRVALAAEGIGSTLLPPPAGSTASATLAL from the coding sequence ATGAGGCTGGAAATCCTGCCGGTGCTGGGCATCGGCCACGTGACCGAGGGCGACGACCTGGCGGCGCTGATCGCCACCGCCGCGCCCTGGCTGCGCGACGGCGACGTGCTGGTGGTCACCAGCAAGATCGTCTCCAAGGCGGAGGGGCGGCTTGTCGACGTTCCGGCGGACGGACCCGAGCGGCTCGCCGCGCGGGACGACGTGCTGGCCGGTGAGACCGCCCGGGTGGTGGCCAGCCGGGGGCCGACCCGCATCGTGCAGACCCACCACGGCTTCGTGATGGCGTCCGCTGGCATCGACGCGTCCAACGTCGACAAGACCCAACTGGTGCTGCTGCCGGTGGACCCGGACGGGTCGGCCCGCGAGCTGCGGGCGGCGTTGCAGCAGCGGTACGACCTGGACGTCGCAGTGATCATCAGCGACACCATGGGCCGGCCGTGGCGCAATGGACTGACCGATGTCGCGCTCGGGGTGGCCGGGATGCCGGCCATCCGTGATCACCGGGGCGAGATCGACCCGTACGGCAACGAGCTGCAACTGACGCAGATGGCAGTGGTGGACGAGTTGGCCGGCGCCGGCGAACTCATCAAGGGCAAGTGCGACCAGGTGCCCGTGGCGGTGGTGCGGGGCTACCTGTCCGCCGCCGACGACGCCGACTCCGGTGGGGCGACGGCGCTGGTCCGCGACGCGGCGCAGGATCTCTTCTCGCTCGGCACCGCCGAGGCCCGCGCCGCCGGGCTGGCCGACGCCGCCGCCCTTGTCGACTCGCTGAGCCCGACGCCGCCCGAGCCCGCCGCGGTGCGACGGGCGATCGAGGCGGTCGCCGGGGTGATCGCCCCCGGTACGGCCTTCACGCTTGTCGACGAGACGGAGTCGCGCGCCGGTCTGATCGCCACGGTCCCCGACTGGCCGGACGACGCCACCGCCCTTGTGCTCGGCACGGCACCGACCCCGCTCGAGCCGGTCGACCTGGTCCGCTTCGGCGCAGACCTGCACCGGCTGCGCGTCGCCCTGGCCGCCGAGGGCATCGGGTCGACCCTGCTGCCCCCGCCCGCCGGCAGCACGGCGAGCGCCACCCTCGCCCTGTGA